From Pseudomonas sp. G.S.17, the proteins below share one genomic window:
- a CDS encoding SDR family oxidoreductase has translation MIKFLSGKVALVTGASRGIGAAIAKRLAAEGADSVFSYSKSPERAQVVASDIRALGVKVLAVATDQADGAAVAALVRQAHTHFGQLDILVNSAGVFVTGVIGDPQADVAELDRQQAINLGGVVAAVRAAVPLMSDGGRIVSVGTMFASRAPFPGIGDYAASKAAVAAYSRAWARDLGSRQITVNTVQPGPINTEMNPETSDVASMVKQMTALGRYGQPEEIAGVVAFLVGPDAAYITGATLNVDGGQNS, from the coding sequence ATGATCAAATTTCTCAGCGGTAAAGTTGCACTGGTAACAGGGGCATCGCGCGGTATCGGCGCTGCCATCGCCAAGCGTCTGGCAGCAGAGGGTGCCGACAGCGTCTTCAGCTACTCCAAATCGCCGGAACGCGCACAGGTAGTGGCAAGCGATATTAGAGCCCTTGGCGTGAAGGTGCTCGCTGTTGCTACCGACCAGGCCGATGGCGCCGCTGTCGCGGCACTGGTCAGGCAAGCGCACACCCATTTCGGACAGCTGGACATCCTGGTCAACAGTGCCGGCGTATTTGTCACCGGCGTTATTGGTGACCCACAGGCAGACGTTGCCGAGCTTGACCGCCAGCAAGCCATCAACCTCGGTGGAGTAGTCGCAGCTGTACGTGCCGCTGTACCGCTTATGTCAGATGGCGGGCGTATTGTTTCGGTCGGCACCATGTTCGCCAGCCGCGCACCGTTTCCGGGAATTGGCGATTACGCAGCCAGCAAAGCTGCGGTAGCCGCCTACAGTCGAGCTTGGGCCCGCGACCTTGGCTCTCGGCAGATCACCGTGAACACAGTTCAACCGGGGCCAATCAATACTGAAATGAATCCGGAAACCAGCGACGTCGCGTCGATGGTCAAACAGATGACTGCTTTAGGTCGCTATGGTCAACCCGAAGAAATTGCTGGGGTGGTGGCGTTTTTGGTTGGCCCTGATGCGGCATATATCACAGGCGCCACGCTCAATGTTGATGGTGGTCAGAACAGCTAA
- a CDS encoding LysR family transcriptional regulator — MDYFLAVQAFNRIVETGSFVKAAAQLDVHPNVVTKLVQTLEAHLRVKLLNRSTRRVTLTSEGSVYYERMSRLLDQWIEVESEMVVSHSNPHGLIRVDMGTTIATHLVIPALPDFSRLYPNIQIEIGASDRTADLASESIDCVIRGGDLKDSSLIARRLGSVDFVTCATPSYLAAHEVLSHPAQLENGHTVVRYFFPASGKHNQIEFVREEEHVWLHGNYIVAVNDSNGYLAAGLAGLGVIHTLRFMVQRHIDAGELVPVLEDWSTRANTLSVVYMPNRHLSVRVRAFVDWLVELFAAHPNVLS, encoded by the coding sequence ATGGACTATTTCCTCGCAGTGCAAGCGTTCAACCGCATCGTCGAGACGGGCAGCTTCGTCAAGGCGGCTGCACAACTGGATGTGCATCCCAACGTCGTGACCAAGTTGGTGCAGACGTTAGAAGCGCATCTGCGGGTCAAGCTGCTCAACCGCAGCACTCGCCGGGTCACGCTGACGAGTGAAGGTAGCGTTTACTACGAGCGAATGAGTCGGCTGCTGGATCAATGGATCGAGGTCGAATCAGAGATGGTGGTGTCGCACTCCAACCCGCATGGCTTAATTCGTGTAGACATGGGCACGACCATCGCAACGCACTTGGTTATCCCAGCCTTGCCTGACTTCAGTCGTCTCTACCCCAATATCCAGATCGAGATAGGTGCCAGCGACCGAACCGCAGACCTAGCGAGCGAAAGCATTGACTGTGTAATACGTGGCGGTGACCTGAAAGACTCATCATTGATCGCCCGTCGCCTCGGCAGCGTTGATTTCGTCACTTGCGCTACCCCGTCATACCTCGCCGCCCACGAAGTGTTGAGCCATCCAGCGCAGTTGGAGAACGGCCATACGGTCGTGCGCTATTTCTTTCCAGCTTCGGGCAAGCACAATCAAATCGAGTTTGTGCGCGAGGAAGAACACGTATGGTTGCATGGCAACTATATTGTGGCCGTCAACGACAGCAATGGCTACCTAGCGGCGGGTCTCGCCGGATTGGGCGTCATCCACACCCTGCGTTTTATGGTGCAACGACATATTGACGCAGGAGAGCTGGTTCCGGTGCTGGAGGACTGGTCGACGCGAGCCAATACGCTTTCCGTGGTGTACATGCCTAACAGGCATCTCAGCGTGCGAGTGCGCGCCTTCGTCGACTGGCTGGTAGAACTCTTTGCAGCGCACCCAAACGTGCTTTCCTAA
- a CDS encoding MFS transporter yields MRLHHLGIQFMTQQSVEVDSYAGEAMLAAPAPWSAVAAIGVGAFALVTAEFLPVGLLPQIASDLAISEGRTGLVITIPGIVAACSAFLTISLARTFDRRHVLWVLLGLLVVSNVLVATASDLSLLLLGRVLLGIAVGGFWTIGVALGPRLRPDAVGRATSIVFSGVTLGTVLGVPAGTLLGGAFGWRAAFAVSAALGLLVVIALMWLLPKIPPERYSGVSHVPMVLRIPKVQVGLVAVVFIFTGQFAAYTYVTPYLNQVSGIESAQLSLLLLGYGVAGVFGNLLCGWFVERDVRNAVLLTALMLGSSMLLLVCMGDHSWVAVAAVVVWGLGFGMLPIAVQSWIFSAAPDRLETAAALFVAIGQLTMGAGALMGGMAIDHYGVTSPLWFGATAALAGAIWIGARFPRKRI; encoded by the coding sequence GTGCGTCTGCATCATCTTGGTATTCAGTTTATGACACAGCAATCAGTTGAAGTGGACTCTTACGCTGGCGAAGCCATGCTCGCGGCTCCGGCTCCCTGGAGTGCGGTCGCGGCTATTGGCGTCGGCGCGTTCGCGCTGGTGACGGCGGAGTTCTTGCCAGTGGGGCTGTTGCCGCAGATTGCCAGCGATTTGGCGATCAGTGAGGGACGCACGGGCCTGGTGATTACCATCCCTGGCATCGTTGCTGCCTGTTCTGCGTTCCTGACGATCAGCCTCGCCCGAACATTTGATCGAAGACATGTACTCTGGGTGCTGCTCGGTCTGCTCGTTGTTTCCAATGTGCTGGTGGCGACTGCCTCCGATCTCTCTTTGCTGTTGCTTGGACGTGTTCTGCTCGGCATCGCGGTGGGAGGATTTTGGACCATCGGCGTCGCGCTCGGGCCCAGGCTGCGACCCGATGCGGTGGGAAGGGCAACCTCCATCGTATTTTCCGGGGTGACCCTGGGCACCGTTCTAGGTGTTCCGGCAGGGACGCTGCTCGGTGGGGCGTTCGGTTGGCGAGCAGCTTTTGCTGTCTCTGCGGCGTTGGGCTTATTGGTGGTCATCGCTTTGATGTGGCTGCTGCCAAAAATCCCGCCAGAGCGCTACTCGGGGGTGTCACATGTGCCGATGGTACTGCGCATACCCAAAGTACAAGTGGGGTTGGTCGCTGTCGTTTTCATTTTCACCGGGCAGTTCGCGGCTTACACCTACGTCACCCCTTATCTAAATCAAGTGAGTGGAATCGAGTCCGCGCAGCTAAGCCTTCTCTTGCTGGGTTATGGCGTGGCGGGGGTATTTGGCAACTTGCTGTGCGGCTGGTTCGTCGAGCGTGATGTGCGAAACGCGGTATTGTTAACAGCGCTCATGCTGGGCAGTTCTATGCTGCTGCTGGTGTGCATGGGCGATCATTCATGGGTGGCAGTAGCAGCGGTGGTCGTTTGGGGCCTGGGATTCGGGATGTTGCCCATCGCCGTTCAAAGCTGGATTTTCAGCGCGGCACCTGATCGCCTGGAAACAGCAGCCGCATTGTTCGTTGCTATCGGGCAGTTGACCATGGGAGCGGGTGCTTTAATGGGCGGTATGGCAATCGATCACTACGGCGTTACGAGCCCGCTATGGTTTGGGGCCACTGCCGCTTTGGCGGGCGCGATATGGATAGGGGCTCGTTTCCCTCGCAAGCGAATCTGA
- a CDS encoding glucose 1-dehydrogenase, with translation MKLEGKVAVVTGASKGIGAGIAKALAAQGATVVVNYASSQSDADAVVTQISAHGGTAFAIQADMSVAADVVRLFETVKTKYGALDVLVNNAGVAVFEMIDDLTEEAFHKQFNLNVLGYLLAVREAVKMLGPKGSIINISSILSTDPYLASSVYSATKGAVDTLTFALARELGSRGIRVNSILPGHTNTPATDGNFAGEFGQKLIAGTPLGRFGEPEDIAPLAVFLASEDSHWVTGESIRASGGVRGVGY, from the coding sequence ATGAAACTCGAAGGAAAAGTAGCAGTAGTCACCGGTGCATCCAAAGGCATTGGCGCCGGGATTGCCAAGGCGTTGGCAGCACAGGGCGCAACTGTCGTCGTCAACTATGCCTCCAGCCAAAGTGATGCAGATGCGGTTGTCACCCAGATCAGCGCGCACGGCGGTACAGCCTTCGCCATTCAGGCAGATATGAGCGTGGCTGCCGATGTTGTGCGCCTGTTTGAGACTGTGAAGACGAAATACGGTGCACTGGATGTGCTGGTCAACAATGCGGGTGTCGCGGTATTTGAAATGATTGACGACCTGACAGAGGAGGCCTTCCACAAGCAGTTCAACCTGAATGTGTTGGGCTATCTGCTGGCTGTGCGCGAGGCCGTCAAAATGCTCGGCCCTAAAGGCAGCATCATCAATATCAGCTCCATCCTCAGTACTGATCCGTACTTGGCATCGAGTGTGTACTCCGCCACCAAAGGCGCCGTCGACACCCTAACCTTTGCCTTGGCCAGAGAGCTGGGATCGCGTGGCATCCGCGTCAATTCCATCCTGCCCGGCCACACCAACACGCCTGCTACCGACGGTAACTTCGCCGGTGAGTTTGGTCAGAAGCTTATTGCCGGTACACCGCTGGGTCGCTTCGGTGAGCCCGAAGATATTGCGCCATTGGCCGTGTTCCTGGCGTCCGAGGATTCGCATTGGGTCACCGGCGAATCGATCAGGGCTTCAGGCGGTGTTCGCGGTGTCGGTTACTGA
- a CDS encoding AraC family transcriptional regulator: protein MAELRSLVMRAQNKWTDTGLPRVEMVRAEACADQVYQPMLHLVLQGQKTLSIGDEVSQFAAGSYFLVPVDVPATGQIHSAALNQPYLAISLTLNPDVIAGLLVDEVKAQGAPGITCFDAVPAPAEMIDAWLRMMRLMDRPHEAAVLAPMIEREILFRALQGPLGGILRDVARPDSRMAQISRATQWIREHYTEPFRVEPLAVMSDMSVAAFYRHFKSVTAMTPIQYQKRLRLLRARWLLLFDTLDATSIAYNIGYESASQFSREYARLFGLPPVQDAARFRSPPVAQRSNEKLKAAS from the coding sequence ATGGCAGAACTGCGCAGCCTTGTGATGCGTGCTCAAAACAAGTGGACCGATACCGGATTGCCCCGCGTGGAGATGGTCCGCGCAGAGGCCTGTGCGGATCAGGTCTATCAACCGATGTTGCACTTGGTGCTTCAGGGCCAAAAAACCCTGTCGATAGGGGATGAGGTTTCCCAGTTCGCTGCCGGGAGCTATTTTCTGGTCCCAGTCGACGTACCCGCGACGGGTCAGATTCACAGCGCGGCACTGAATCAGCCCTATCTGGCGATCAGCCTTACGCTGAATCCTGATGTAATCGCAGGACTGCTGGTGGACGAGGTGAAAGCGCAAGGGGCGCCCGGCATTACCTGCTTCGATGCCGTGCCAGCGCCTGCTGAGATGATTGATGCATGGTTGCGCATGATGCGGCTGATGGACCGCCCTCACGAAGCAGCGGTGCTGGCCCCCATGATTGAGCGTGAGATTTTATTCCGTGCATTGCAGGGGCCGCTGGGCGGCATCCTGCGTGACGTCGCACGCCCAGACAGTCGAATGGCGCAGATCAGCCGCGCGACCCAGTGGATCCGCGAGCACTACACAGAGCCCTTCCGCGTTGAGCCCTTGGCGGTCATGAGCGACATGAGCGTTGCGGCGTTCTACCGGCATTTCAAATCCGTCACTGCCATGACGCCCATCCAGTACCAGAAACGTCTGCGCTTGCTCAGAGCGCGCTGGCTGTTACTGTTCGATACGCTGGATGCGACATCTATCGCCTATAACATCGGCTATGAAAGCGCTTCGCAATTCAGTCGGGAATACGCGCGGCTGTTCGGGTTGCCACCTGTGCAGGACGCTGCGAGATTCAGGTCACCGCCCGTTGCACAGAGGAGCAACGAGAAGCTTAAAGCCGCTTCCTGA
- a CDS encoding saccharopine dehydrogenase NADP-binding domain-containing protein yields the protein MKKLMIYGATGYTGRTAAERAKALGLNFEVAGRGFDRLAQLAALLDVPYRVFAADTQAAEALDGIDVLLNFAGPFAQTAESLMRACIKAGVDYLDITAEINVYRLAERLGAQAVEAGVMLLPGVGWDVVPTDCLAAHVVQRVENPHALSIALQVPGSMSRGSAMSVNEIIGAGLLARVNGELVVTPDAQPRQFDFGDGPVTCLPLSFGDLVTGWHSTGIPNIEMFVHIADDAFPEGDLSLLPDGPSADERDAHRARAVAEVTALDGSVARSMIETVNGYSYTPLAAIEAARRVLGGERKAGFETPARTFGGGFAESIAGTTIIDI from the coding sequence ATGAAAAAACTGATGATTTACGGTGCGACGGGTTACACCGGTCGCACGGCCGCAGAACGAGCGAAAGCTCTGGGGCTCAACTTCGAAGTCGCAGGGCGCGGTTTTGATCGATTGGCGCAGCTGGCTGCGCTACTGGATGTTCCTTACCGAGTGTTCGCTGCTGATACTCAGGCCGCAGAGGCGCTTGATGGTATCGATGTGCTGTTGAACTTCGCCGGGCCTTTCGCCCAGACAGCCGAGTCTCTGATGCGTGCGTGCATTAAGGCAGGCGTCGATTACCTGGACATCACCGCCGAAATTAATGTTTATCGGCTTGCAGAACGGCTGGGCGCTCAGGCCGTTGAGGCCGGTGTGATGCTGCTGCCAGGCGTTGGCTGGGATGTGGTCCCTACCGACTGCCTGGCCGCGCATGTCGTTCAGCGGGTCGAGAACCCCCATGCGCTGAGCATCGCACTTCAGGTCCCTGGCTCCATGTCGCGTGGCTCGGCGATGAGTGTCAACGAAATCATTGGCGCAGGGTTGCTCGCAAGGGTCAACGGTGAACTCGTTGTAACGCCCGATGCGCAGCCACGTCAGTTTGATTTTGGCGACGGGCCGGTGACATGCCTGCCACTGTCTTTCGGTGACCTGGTGACGGGCTGGCATTCGACAGGTATCCCGAATATCGAGATGTTTGTACATATTGCTGACGATGCATTCCCTGAGGGCGATTTGTCGCTATTGCCTGATGGCCCAAGTGCTGATGAGCGAGATGCGCATCGGGCTCGCGCAGTGGCAGAGGTTACAGCGTTGGACGGCAGCGTTGCGCGCTCTATGATCGAGACGGTCAATGGTTATTCCTACACACCACTGGCGGCCATCGAGGCAGCACGCCGCGTGTTGGGCGGCGAGAGGAAAGCGGGCTTTGAAACGCCTGCGCGGACCTTCGGTGGCGGATTCGCGGAGAGCATTGCCGGAACGACAATTATCGATATTTGA
- a CDS encoding VOC family protein yields the protein MLDHIFLSVSDIERSIRFYDAALTPLGITARLDYDGKNGPPGHPDLKGFGANGRVFFWLREGVVEGRAVHVGFVATSKAEVEAAYAAAINQGAVDNGAPGARLHYDPNYYAANVLDPDGYSLEFVYKNWQHAK from the coding sequence ATGCTGGATCACATTTTTTTGTCGGTAAGCGATATCGAGCGCTCCATCCGGTTCTACGACGCGGCCCTGACACCGCTTGGTATCACTGCGCGCCTGGACTACGACGGCAAGAACGGTCCTCCCGGCCATCCTGACCTCAAAGGCTTCGGTGCTAATGGCCGGGTATTCTTCTGGTTGCGCGAAGGTGTGGTAGAGGGTCGAGCGGTTCACGTCGGTTTTGTGGCAACTAGCAAGGCCGAGGTCGAGGCCGCCTATGCTGCCGCGATAAATCAGGGTGCTGTTGACAACGGCGCACCCGGCGCTCGGCTGCATTACGACCCAAACTACTACGCCGCCAATGTGCTGGACCCGGATGGCTACAGCCTGGAATTTGTATACAAAAACTGGCAGCACGCGAAATGA
- a CDS encoding SDR family oxidoreductase — protein MGVIVITGGSRGIGASAALHIAQRGMGVILTYNKNPEAADDVVASIEQAGGKAVAVKLDVAEVRSFEAFRETVLITLKEVWSINSLSGLVNNAGYGLFNPLESVSEAQFDGLFNVHLKGPFFLTQALLPLLEENASIVNLTSATTRVATAGVAPYAAFKGGLEVLTRYMAKEFGERRIRANAVSPGAIRTELGGGLNDEFEAMLAAQTALGRVGEPDDVARVIAMLLSEEGAWINAQTIEVAGGYNI, from the coding sequence ATGGGCGTTATCGTCATCACCGGAGGCAGCCGTGGTATCGGCGCCAGTGCAGCCCTTCATATCGCCCAGCGCGGCATGGGCGTCATCCTGACGTACAACAAGAATCCGGAGGCAGCGGATGACGTTGTCGCGAGTATTGAGCAGGCAGGCGGCAAGGCTGTAGCGGTCAAACTCGACGTTGCCGAGGTCCGCAGTTTCGAGGCTTTCCGAGAAACCGTTTTGATCACGTTGAAAGAAGTCTGGAGCATCAACAGTCTCAGTGGCCTGGTCAACAATGCCGGTTACGGCCTGTTTAATCCGCTGGAGTCGGTCAGCGAAGCGCAGTTCGACGGGCTGTTCAATGTTCACTTGAAAGGTCCGTTCTTCCTGACCCAAGCCTTGCTGCCGTTGCTCGAAGAAAACGCCAGCATCGTCAACCTGACCAGCGCAACAACTCGCGTGGCCACAGCGGGTGTAGCGCCTTACGCGGCGTTCAAGGGCGGCCTTGAAGTGCTCACCCGTTACATGGCCAAGGAGTTTGGCGAGCGGCGCATCCGTGCCAACGCAGTATCTCCGGGCGCGATTCGTACCGAACTGGGCGGCGGCCTGAATGACGAGTTCGAGGCAATGCTGGCGGCACAGACAGCGCTCGGCAGGGTCGGCGAGCCCGACGATGTGGCGCGGGTTATTGCCATGCTGCTGTCCGAAGAAGGCGCCTGGATCAATGCCCAGACCATCGAAGTCGCTGGCGGCTACAACATTTGA
- a CDS encoding AraC family transcriptional regulator has product MKNQLNELRTLAAKAENRRTETGIPRVAMVQGKIPEHMLAAVYDPMINLILRGSKTMTVGDQTLRHDPATYFVMSIDLPAVGAVHAAESGEPYLAVSLTLDPMVLATLLADLPKPTGRYDNDPGFSVAAVTPELMDAWVRMLRLMGNPDAIAALAPAYEREILFRVLQGTHGWMLREIASPDTAMARVNLAIQWIRRDFAEPIRVESLAQKAAMSVSAFHRHFKAVTTLSPLQYQKRVRLLQARTLMVASAKSVTAAAFEVGYESATQFTRDYARVFGLPPGRDAARILSESRVG; this is encoded by the coding sequence ATGAAAAATCAACTGAATGAACTGCGCACTCTGGCTGCCAAGGCCGAAAACCGCCGTACTGAGACGGGTATCCCGCGTGTCGCCATGGTTCAGGGCAAGATTCCCGAACACATGCTGGCCGCCGTCTACGACCCGATGATCAATCTGATCCTGCGAGGCAGCAAGACGATGACCGTAGGCGACCAGACGCTTCGGCATGACCCGGCGACGTATTTCGTGATGTCCATCGACTTGCCTGCGGTGGGGGCGGTGCACGCAGCTGAATCAGGCGAGCCTTATCTGGCTGTCAGCCTGACACTCGATCCGATGGTGCTCGCTACGTTGCTGGCGGACTTGCCCAAACCGACAGGGCGCTATGACAACGACCCCGGTTTTTCGGTGGCGGCCGTCACGCCAGAACTGATGGACGCCTGGGTGCGTATGCTTCGGCTCATGGGCAACCCGGATGCCATTGCAGCACTCGCACCGGCTTATGAGCGCGAAATCCTCTTTCGAGTGTTACAGGGCACGCATGGTTGGATGTTGCGGGAGATTGCCTCGCCCGATACCGCTATGGCCCGCGTGAACCTTGCCATTCAGTGGATTCGTCGGGACTTTGCTGAACCCATCAGAGTGGAGAGCCTCGCGCAGAAAGCGGCTATGAGTGTGTCGGCGTTTCATCGGCATTTCAAAGCCGTGACTACGCTTAGCCCATTGCAATACCAAAAGCGGGTCCGCCTGCTCCAGGCCAGAACGCTCATGGTGGCGAGTGCTAAAAGCGTTACGGCCGCCGCCTTCGAGGTGGGGTATGAAAGCGCTACGCAGTTCACAAGGGACTATGCGCGTGTATTCGGTCTCCCTCCTGGACGAGATGCGGCGAGAATCCTAAGCGAATCTCGAGTCGGCTAG
- a CDS encoding IS3 family transposase (programmed frameshift), whose amino-acid sequence MTKKRKTFDDSYKLEIVKMIKDQGLTVPQVCRDQNIGETAVRRWVQQYEAEQLGQAGIGKPLTSEQQRIRQLEQENRQLKMDNDVLKKGYGLLCPRAEVTYRLVRQLQQKAYSVAYLCRLLSISRSGFYEAQKRVEAPVQKSCPVVVQLKASFAESGGCYGSRRLRKVLQAQGIEVGLYKIRGLMRANGLRSAWKRKFVHTTDSKHDLPIAENVLNRQFEPEAVNKAWVADITYIRTRSGWLYLAVVLDLFSRKVVGWSMAPNMPAELVCSAMQLAIAQRQPPPGLIAHSDRGSQYASASYRTLLARSDMQQSMSRKGNCWDNSVMERFFLSLKMERVWRRDYANHAEAIRDITEYIVGFYNNERLHSKLGYLPPTVYERAMASEQPIEVSGMS is encoded by the exons ATGACTAAAAAACGCAAAACATTCGATGACAGCTACAAGCTGGAAATCGTAAAGATGATCAAGGATCAAGGGCTGACCGTTCCACAGGTTTGCCGGGATCAGAATATCGGTGAAACGGCGGTACGACGCTGGGTGCAGCAGTATGAGGCCGAGCAATTGGGGCAGGCCGGAATTGGTAAGCCGTTGACGTCTGAGCAACAGCGCATCCGGCAGTTGGAGCAAGAAAACCGGCAGCTCAAGATGGATAATGACGTCTTAAAAAAGG GCTACGGCCTTCTTTGCCCGCGAGCTGAAGTGACGTATCGACTGGTTCGGCAGCTGCAACAGAAGGCTTATTCGGTGGCGTATCTTTGTCGTTTACTGAGCATCAGTCGATCCGGCTTCTACGAAGCACAGAAGCGTGTTGAAGCGCCTGTTCAGAAGAGTTGTCCTGTCGTTGTGCAACTCAAGGCGTCGTTTGCCGAGAGTGGCGGCTGCTATGGCAGTCGCCGCTTGCGTAAGGTTTTGCAGGCCCAAGGCATCGAAGTGGGCCTTTATAAAATCCGCGGTTTGATGCGTGCAAATGGCCTGCGCTCTGCCTGGAAGCGCAAGTTTGTGCACACCACCGATAGCAAACATGACCTGCCGATTGCCGAGAATGTTTTGAACCGACAGTTTGAGCCCGAGGCTGTGAACAAGGCCTGGGTGGCGGATATCACCTACATTCGAACTCGCAGCGGCTGGCTCTACCTGGCGGTAGTGTTGGACTTGTTCTCGCGCAAGGTGGTGGGATGGTCGATGGCCCCAAACATGCCAGCGGAGTTGGTGTGTAGCGCGATGCAGTTGGCCATAGCACAGCGCCAACCGCCACCGGGCTTGATCGCTCATTCGGATCGCGGCAGCCAATACGCCAGCGCGAGTTACAGAACGCTGCTAGCCAGAAGCGATATGCAGCAAAGCATGAGTCGAAAAGGTAACTGCTGGGATAACTCAGTAATGGAACGCTTCTTCCTGAGCTTGAAGATGGAGCGGGTATGGCGGCGCGATTACGCCAACCATGCCGAAGCAATACGCGACATCACTGAATACATCGTTGGGTTTTACAACAACGAGCGACTGCACTCAAAACTGGGATATCTGCCACCGACCGTTTACGAACGGGCGATGGCGTCGGAACAACCTATCGAGGTGTCCGGAATGAGTTGA